In Myripristis murdjan chromosome 2, fMyrMur1.1, whole genome shotgun sequence, a genomic segment contains:
- the slc19a2 gene encoding thiamine transporter 1 codes for MSVFYPTILLCVYGFFSNLRPSEPFLTAFLMGPDKNLTETQVVNEIYPIWTYSYLVLMFPVFLATDYLCYKPVLILQAASLVITYSMLVKAQGLLAMQLLEFFFGLATATEVAYYSYIYSVVEPARYQRVTGFCRSVTLFGSAAGSLAGQVLFSVAHVPLLYLVVITLASAVVAFVTPWFLPMPNKSLFFHKSPDMEEMPHHTNRSPPDKTEDSESKVPLNIENVITVSKAGDARSVSKGLMAVLWTLWEDFLQCYSCRPLLAWSVWWALSTCGYFQVINYAQALWENVRPSQDFEIYNGYVETLSTLLGALAALVVGCLPVSWELWGELALCVFSMLMAVCVYVMDTLRNIWLCYGSYILFRATYMLLITVATYQIAANLSMRRYALVFGVNTFMALLLQTVLTAVVVDSAGLGLDVFSQFLIYGSYFAVIAVVFFLAGLCKLASRRCPESADCSEETESHSSPVSGT; via the exons ATGTCTGTCTTTTATCCAACtatcctgctgtgtgtgtacggCTTCTTCTCCAACCTCAGACCCTCGGAACCGTTCCTGACCGCCTTCCTGATGGGACCAGACAAAAACCTGACGGAGACACAG GTTGTTAATGAAATCTACCCAATTTGGACGTATTCCTACCTGGTGTTGATGTTCCCTGTTTTCCTGGCTACAGACTACCTCTGTTACAAGCCTGTATTGATCTTGCAGGCTGCTAGCCTTGTAATCACTTATTCTATGCTGGTGAAGGCCCAGGGACTGCTGGCCATGCAGCTGCTAGAGTTTTTTTTTGGGCTTGCAACTGCCACTGAGGTGGCGTACTACTCCTACATCTACAGCGTAGTGGAGCCAGCCAGGTACCAGCGAGTTACAGGCTTCTGTCGTAGTGTCACCCTGTTTGGCTCGGCGGCCGGCTCCCTGGCTGGTCAGGTCCTGTTCTCTGTGGCCCACGTCCCACTGCTCTACCTGGTGGTTATCACGCTGGCATCAGCTGTGGTGGCTTTTGTGACCCCCTGGTTTCTGCCCATGCCCAACAAGAGCTTGTTTTTCCACAAGAGTCCTGACATGGAGGAAATGCCACACCACACGAACAGATCCCCACCTGACAAGACGGAGGACTCGGAGAGTAAAGTGCCTTTAAACATTGAGAATGTCATCACA GTGTCCAAGGCTGGTGATGCTCGGAGTGTTAGCAAAGGCCTCATGGCGGTGTTGTGGACCCTGTGGGAGGACTTCCTCCAGTGTTACTCctgccgccccctgctggcctggtCCGTATGGTGGGCGCTGTCCACGTGTGGCTACTTCCAGGTGATCAACTACGCTCAAGCCCTGTGGGAGAATGTGCGGCCCTCCCAGGACTTTGAGATCTACAACGGCTACGTGGAGACTCTCTCCACACTGCTAG GGGCGTTGGCAGCGCTGGTGGTGGGCTGCCTCCCAGTCTCCTGGGAGCTGTGGGGGGAGCTGGCTCTCTGCGTCTTCTCCATGCTgatggcggtgtgtgtgtacgtcaTGGACACACTGAGGAACATCTGGCTTTGCTATGGCTCCTACATCCTTTTCAGAGCCACCTACATGCTGCTCATCACTGTTGCTAC ATATCAGATAGCTGCTAACCTGAGCATGCGGCGGTATGCCTTGGTGTTTGGGGTGAACACGTTCATGGCTTTACTGCTGCAGACTGTGCTCACTGCGGTGGTTGTGGACTCAGCCGGCCTGGGCCTCGATGTCTTCTCACAG TTCCTCATCTACGGCAGCTACTTTGCTGTGATAGCTGTCGTCTTCTTCTTGGCCGG